From Novipirellula caenicola, the proteins below share one genomic window:
- a CDS encoding phosphoribosylaminoimidazolesuccinocarboxamide synthase has product MSNPNESSPPDLYTFDAAGALLSTHLPLPRRSGKVRDVYDLGDSLMIVSSDRISAFDYILPSGIPNKGRLLTQMSRFWFSILPVRHHLLATEIPEALSQKFDTAPLEGRTMIVEKADVVPFECVVRGYLEGSGLKEYQATGEICGNALPPGLKQCDALPEPIFTPATKAEEGHDENVTFARMVSDIGAELAEKLRDQSLHIYRVASQHAASKGLIIADTKFEFGMVNGELVLVDEVLTPDSSRFWNAASYSPGSAQPSFDKQFVREYLSQCGWDKQSDPPPLPAEVIERTAAKYTEAFERITGETFS; this is encoded by the coding sequence ATGAGCAACCCAAACGAATCCAGCCCCCCAGACCTGTATACCTTCGACGCCGCCGGAGCACTGCTTTCGACGCATTTGCCATTGCCCCGGCGCAGCGGCAAAGTCCGCGATGTGTACGATCTGGGAGATTCGCTGATGATCGTCAGCAGTGATCGGATCAGTGCCTTTGATTACATCCTGCCCAGCGGGATTCCCAACAAAGGCCGCTTATTGACGCAAATGAGCCGTTTTTGGTTTTCAATTCTGCCGGTACGCCATCATCTGCTGGCAACGGAGATTCCCGAGGCGTTGTCACAAAAGTTCGACACCGCGCCGCTGGAAGGGCGAACGATGATTGTCGAGAAAGCCGACGTCGTGCCATTTGAATGTGTGGTCCGTGGCTATCTCGAAGGCAGCGGGCTGAAGGAATATCAGGCAACCGGCGAGATATGTGGGAACGCACTTCCGCCGGGGCTGAAGCAGTGTGACGCTTTGCCTGAGCCCATTTTCACCCCCGCCACCAAGGCAGAAGAGGGGCACGACGAAAACGTCACATTCGCGCGAATGGTGTCGGACATCGGTGCGGAACTCGCCGAAAAACTTCGCGATCAAAGCCTTCATATCTACCGCGTCGCGTCGCAGCACGCGGCTTCCAAAGGCTTGATCATCGCGGACACCAAATTCGAATTTGGCATGGTCAACGGCGAGTTGGTGCTGGTCGACGAAGTATTGACGCCGGACAGTTCGCGGTTCTGGAACGCGGCCAGCTATTCGCCGGGATCGGCTCAACCCTCGTTTGACAAACAATTTGTTCGCGAGTATTTGTCGCAGTGCGGATGGGACAAGCAATCCGATCCGCCGCCGTTGCCCGCCGAAGTGATCGAGCGAACCGCAGCGAAATACACCGAAGCGTTCGAGCGGATCACCGGCGAAACGTTTTCCTAA
- a CDS encoding DPP IV N-terminal domain-containing protein, with amino-acid sequence MRFNAVRILGLLMTLSAIVIVPVAAIGQGSQQDYQLWKTLKKRIDQPVFADRVDPNWSESSEDSFWYQVLSSDNAFRYVIVDATTKTRKEAFDHDLLANQLASQLGEDATSSKPKLNLRSLSFDAEFTKARFEFAKRKWEFALPDGPLSEIDPRQPDHSDSDDAETLPANRQVKRSRDGGDRTQIQFENRTDQPLHYKWVTATGEYRDYGRVDPQQTASISTFAGHSWILESPSGLIVASFVADVWQSLARIDAQTPRPQPLRRSSKRSSRSPREARSMQSRSPDGAWQVSFENHNVVLKSAKSDARAVLTTSGDATDGFSGRVWWSPDSRSFVAMKTKTVDVRTIPIVQAAPEGSIHSKLHTIDYAKPGDAMDHPRPVLFHVNESDLAETTVTMIDDSLFPNPYSIRDLHWHDDSTSFLFLYNQRGHQTLRVISVDAESGEPRAIIDEQSETFVCYSHKTFLQPIDATNEVIWMSERSGWNHLYLIDQSSGEVKNAITQGNWVVRGVEQVDEANRQIWLTVSGIDEGQDPYHRHLIRVNFDGSGLVRLTRGDGDHEWEFSPQRRYIVDSYSRVDLPPVTELRDAETGELVVELEKADASELLKTGWQFPERFVAKGRDGETDIHGIIIRPTHFDASKSYPVLEAIYAGPHSAFVPKQFGRHASLVEMAELGFIVVKIDGMGTSHRSKAFHDVCWQNLGDSGFPDRIAWMKAAAVDRPEMDLSRVGIWGGSAGGQSAMRALIAHGDFYRAAVADCGCHDNRVDKRWWNEQWMGYPIGPHYAEQSNVTQAHRLQGDLMLIVGEMDQNVDPATTMQVVDALVQADKDFELLVMPGVGHGAASHPYAHRRQADFFVRKLWKNEPRF; translated from the coding sequence ATGCGTTTCAATGCCGTTCGTATCCTCGGTTTGTTGATGACCCTATCCGCCATCGTGATCGTTCCGGTTGCGGCGATCGGGCAAGGCAGTCAACAGGATTATCAGCTCTGGAAAACACTCAAAAAGCGAATCGATCAGCCGGTCTTTGCGGACCGCGTCGATCCAAATTGGAGCGAGTCGTCCGAGGATTCGTTTTGGTACCAAGTCCTCTCGTCCGACAATGCATTTCGCTACGTGATCGTCGATGCAACGACCAAGACTCGCAAAGAAGCATTTGATCACGACCTGCTAGCGAATCAGTTAGCATCACAGTTGGGGGAGGACGCCACGTCGTCCAAGCCAAAATTGAATCTGCGATCATTGTCGTTTGACGCTGAATTTACCAAAGCTCGATTCGAATTTGCCAAGCGCAAATGGGAGTTCGCCCTTCCCGACGGCCCGCTCAGCGAGATCGATCCGCGACAACCTGACCACTCGGATTCGGATGACGCCGAAACGCTTCCTGCGAATCGGCAAGTCAAGCGAAGTCGTGATGGAGGCGATCGGACGCAGATCCAATTTGAAAATCGCACCGATCAGCCGCTGCACTACAAATGGGTGACGGCGACCGGCGAGTACCGCGATTACGGCCGTGTCGACCCGCAACAAACTGCGTCGATATCGACGTTCGCCGGGCATAGCTGGATCTTGGAATCTCCTAGTGGCTTGATCGTCGCATCCTTTGTTGCCGACGTGTGGCAATCACTAGCTCGGATCGATGCTCAGACGCCTCGTCCCCAACCGTTGCGACGATCCAGCAAACGCTCGTCACGTTCACCTCGCGAGGCTCGTTCGATGCAGTCTCGTTCGCCCGATGGTGCTTGGCAGGTCTCTTTCGAGAATCACAATGTGGTGCTGAAATCAGCAAAATCCGACGCCCGTGCGGTCTTGACGACCTCGGGTGATGCAACCGATGGGTTCTCAGGCCGAGTTTGGTGGTCCCCTGATTCTCGCAGCTTCGTGGCGATGAAAACCAAGACCGTCGATGTGCGGACGATTCCGATTGTCCAGGCAGCACCGGAGGGATCGATTCACTCGAAACTGCATACCATCGACTATGCCAAGCCGGGCGACGCGATGGATCATCCCCGCCCCGTGCTGTTTCATGTCAACGAGAGCGATTTGGCCGAGACCACGGTCACCATGATCGACGATTCGTTGTTTCCCAATCCCTATTCGATCCGGGACCTGCATTGGCATGACGACAGCACGTCGTTTTTATTCTTGTACAACCAGCGTGGTCATCAAACGCTGCGTGTAATTTCGGTGGACGCGGAATCGGGCGAACCGCGAGCGATAATCGATGAACAAAGCGAAACGTTTGTGTGTTATTCCCACAAAACGTTCTTGCAGCCGATCGACGCGACCAACGAAGTGATCTGGATGAGTGAACGCTCGGGATGGAATCATTTGTATTTAATCGATCAATCCAGCGGTGAAGTCAAGAACGCGATCACCCAAGGCAATTGGGTGGTGCGTGGCGTCGAGCAGGTGGACGAAGCGAATCGACAAATCTGGTTGACGGTTTCGGGAATCGACGAAGGGCAAGATCCCTATCATCGCCATTTGATTCGAGTCAATTTTGACGGCAGCGGTCTTGTTCGATTGACGCGGGGTGATGGAGACCACGAGTGGGAATTTTCGCCGCAGCGTCGCTATATCGTCGATTCGTATTCGCGAGTCGATCTGCCGCCGGTGACCGAACTTCGGGACGCCGAGACAGGCGAATTGGTCGTGGAATTGGAAAAGGCAGATGCGTCTGAGTTATTAAAGACCGGATGGCAGTTTCCAGAACGATTTGTTGCTAAAGGACGTGACGGAGAAACCGATATTCACGGGATCATCATTCGTCCCACTCATTTTGATGCGAGCAAGTCGTACCCGGTGCTCGAGGCCATTTACGCCGGGCCTCATTCCGCATTTGTGCCCAAACAGTTTGGCCGCCACGCCAGCTTGGTGGAAATGGCCGAACTTGGGTTTATCGTTGTCAAAATCGATGGGATGGGGACCAGCCATCGCAGTAAAGCGTTTCATGATGTGTGCTGGCAAAACCTTGGCGACAGCGGGTTTCCCGACCGCATCGCGTGGATGAAAGCGGCCGCGGTCGACCGCCCCGAAATGGACCTCTCGCGGGTGGGCATCTGGGGCGGCTCTGCAGGCGGCCAAAGTGCGATGCGAGCGCTGATTGCTCACGGCGATTTCTATCGGGCGGCGGTGGCCGATTGCGGGTGTCACGACAATCGTGTGGACAAACGCTGGTGGAACGAACAGTGGATGGGATACCCCATCGGACCTCATTACGCCGAGCAATCCAACGTGACCCAGGCTCATCGATTGCAAGGCGATTTGATGTTGATCGTGGGCGAGATGGACCAAAACGTCGACCCCGCGACGACGATGCAAGTGGTGGACGCGTTGGTGCAAGCGGACAAGGATTTCGAACTGCTGGTGATGCCTGGGGTCGGTCACGGCGCTGCTTCGCATCCGTATGCCCATCGCCGCCAAGCGGACTTCTTTGTTCGTAAATTGTGGAAAAATGAGCCCCGGTTCTAG
- a CDS encoding arylsulfatase, protein MTRLTALFFLMMTLAHPWAHPAAMAADTPSKPNVIFILCDDLGWGDLGVLHQNKSNHDKRLHTPMIDQMAAEGIQLRQHYCPAPVCAPSRSSLLTGVHQGHAEVRDNQFDKSLADNHTLATVMKNAGYRTALIGKYGLQGNGNSAETWPAYPTKRGFDEFYGYVRHVDGHVHYPADSWPLGNSETHRQPKQVWHNDREVSTGLSKCYTTDLFTARSKHWIAEQTKSNPQEPFFLYLAYDTPHAALQTPTMAYPKGSGLNGGIQWTGEAGHMINTAEGEIDSYRHPDYVGKGWSDEEERFATMVRRIDHCVGDLLQTLRDLKIDKNTLVVISSDNGPHQESYLSNSNYDPTSFQSYGPLDGIKRDVWEGGIRVATLAWWPGNIPAGKINTEPSQFHDWMPTFADLGGIPAPARTDGVSLRPRLTGTGEAETSQIYVEYSQNGSTPKYGDFSPSHRGKKRGQMQVVHLDGFKGVRVNIKSHDDPFQIFDLKKDPKEQHDLANTNPRFKQLEKRMRDHVLQSRMPNASAKRPYDNVAIPAVEVSGATPGLQWAFYEGDFPYVPKTSGMKPQKTGTAANVNQANLPAGKGAIQWTGWIQVPETATYQMSLSTGSKAFLRIHQASVLDADFGYQAGQRRTVSIKLAKGYHPIQLTCLSDGNSVPSVDWKWGPSTNKLNAVDDKSLYRK, encoded by the coding sequence ATGACGCGATTGACAGCCCTGTTCTTCCTGATGATGACGTTGGCTCATCCCTGGGCCCACCCTGCGGCGATGGCAGCCGACACCCCGTCCAAACCCAACGTGATTTTCATTTTGTGCGACGATCTCGGCTGGGGTGACCTCGGGGTGCTGCACCAAAACAAATCCAATCACGACAAACGGCTGCATACGCCGATGATCGATCAAATGGCGGCCGAAGGCATCCAGCTTCGTCAACACTATTGTCCGGCCCCGGTTTGTGCGCCGAGCCGATCGTCGCTGTTGACCGGAGTACACCAAGGCCACGCCGAGGTGCGAGACAACCAATTCGACAAAAGCTTGGCCGACAATCACACCTTGGCGACGGTCATGAAGAACGCCGGCTACCGCACGGCGCTGATTGGTAAGTATGGGCTGCAGGGCAATGGCAACTCCGCAGAAACATGGCCAGCCTATCCGACCAAACGCGGTTTCGACGAATTTTATGGTTACGTGCGTCACGTCGATGGCCATGTGCATTATCCCGCCGATTCGTGGCCGCTAGGCAACAGCGAAACCCATCGCCAACCCAAACAGGTCTGGCATAACGATCGCGAAGTCTCCACGGGGCTTTCAAAGTGCTACACCACCGACTTGTTCACCGCACGCAGCAAGCACTGGATCGCCGAGCAGACAAAATCAAATCCGCAAGAACCGTTTTTTCTGTACCTCGCCTACGACACACCACACGCCGCCCTGCAAACGCCCACGATGGCTTATCCCAAAGGCAGCGGTCTGAACGGAGGGATTCAGTGGACCGGCGAAGCGGGACACATGATCAACACCGCCGAAGGCGAAATTGATTCGTACCGTCATCCCGATTACGTCGGCAAAGGTTGGAGCGACGAAGAAGAACGATTCGCCACGATGGTACGGCGAATTGATCACTGCGTCGGCGATCTGCTGCAGACGCTGCGTGATCTAAAGATCGACAAAAACACGCTTGTCGTCATCTCCAGTGACAACGGGCCGCATCAAGAAAGCTACCTTTCGAATTCCAATTACGACCCCACGTCGTTTCAGTCCTACGGGCCACTCGATGGGATCAAACGTGATGTGTGGGAAGGCGGTATCCGCGTTGCCACGTTGGCATGGTGGCCTGGGAACATCCCGGCTGGAAAAATCAACACGGAACCAAGTCAATTTCATGATTGGATGCCGACGTTTGCCGATCTTGGCGGGATTCCCGCTCCGGCCCGCACCGACGGCGTTTCGCTGCGACCACGGTTGACCGGAACAGGCGAAGCCGAGACGAGCCAAATCTATGTCGAGTATTCACAGAACGGATCAACGCCAAAGTACGGAGACTTCTCGCCATCGCATCGCGGCAAAAAACGCGGCCAAATGCAGGTCGTCCATTTGGACGGATTCAAGGGTGTGCGAGTGAACATCAAATCCCATGATGATCCGTTTCAAATCTTTGACCTGAAAAAAGATCCCAAAGAACAACACGATCTAGCGAACACCAATCCGCGATTCAAGCAACTTGAAAAACGGATGCGTGACCACGTCTTGCAATCACGGATGCCCAACGCCAGTGCCAAACGGCCTTATGACAACGTGGCTATCCCCGCCGTGGAAGTCTCGGGCGCAACGCCCGGTTTGCAGTGGGCGTTCTACGAGGGCGACTTTCCCTACGTTCCCAAGACCAGTGGCATGAAACCACAAAAAACGGGCACAGCCGCCAATGTGAATCAGGCGAATTTGCCTGCGGGCAAAGGTGCCATCCAGTGGACAGGCTGGATCCAAGTACCGGAAACCGCTACCTACCAAATGTCGTTGTCCACCGGCAGCAAAGCGTTCTTGCGAATTCACCAAGCATCCGTACTGGATGCCGACTTTGGTTACCAAGCAGGCCAACGTCGTACGGTTTCGATCAAATTGGCCAAGGGATATCACCCGATCCAATTAACTTGTTTGTCCGATGGCAACTCGGTTCCATCCGTGGATTGGAAATGGGGACCATCGACAAACAAACTGAATGCGGTCGACGACAAATCGTTGTACCGAAAATGA
- a CDS encoding DUF1559 domain-containing protein, which yields MNTPFVLPVPRSPRSRFVSPRQGFTLVELLVVIAIIGVLVGLLLPAVQAAREAARRMSCSNNVKQLGLSIHNYHSSYNQLPMHGGGTWVNGAAIGSDVSNRMDLSAWVGLTPFFEQQALWEQISNPSGAYPAMGPETDEANYQPWVTELATLRCPSDPGVGLPSFGRTNYAVCLGDSIHYMDRGPLGIESATTVTLSNLATHATEARAACRGAFVSHQTMRFRDVLDGMSNTIFAGEIATDLGDNDIRTIAAIGNDASELVREEPDYCVHDGLVDPNRPKFWLAGAATLAPSNHGRGFRWASSGSSYTGFNTIIPPNRELCFGGPDASSHGVAPPSSRHQGGVHVLMGDGSVKFVTDSIIGGDVHHENVWSGGAGESAPGSKSPYGLWGALGTRASREVISDDF from the coding sequence ATGAATACGCCCTTTGTCTTGCCTGTGCCGCGAAGTCCTCGCTCACGTTTTGTTAGCCCACGCCAAGGATTTACCTTGGTTGAATTGTTGGTCGTGATCGCGATCATCGGGGTCTTGGTTGGATTGTTGTTGCCCGCAGTGCAAGCAGCTCGTGAAGCGGCTCGTCGGATGAGCTGCAGCAATAATGTAAAACAGCTTGGTTTGAGCATTCACAATTACCATTCGTCGTACAACCAATTGCCGATGCATGGCGGTGGGACTTGGGTCAACGGAGCCGCGATCGGCAGCGACGTCAGCAATCGCATGGACCTTTCCGCTTGGGTCGGTTTGACTCCGTTCTTTGAACAGCAAGCGTTATGGGAACAGATCAGTAACCCGTCGGGAGCCTACCCTGCCATGGGCCCGGAAACGGATGAAGCGAACTATCAACCTTGGGTCACGGAATTGGCGACACTGCGTTGCCCGAGCGATCCCGGTGTAGGATTGCCCAGCTTTGGTCGAACCAACTATGCCGTTTGTCTTGGTGATTCGATCCATTACATGGACCGCGGACCGCTGGGAATCGAGAGTGCGACGACCGTCACGCTTAGCAATCTTGCCACGCATGCAACCGAAGCTCGAGCGGCTTGCCGAGGCGCGTTTGTGTCACACCAAACGATGCGTTTCCGCGATGTGTTGGATGGTATGTCCAACACGATTTTTGCAGGCGAAATCGCAACGGATCTCGGTGACAATGACATTCGTACGATTGCCGCGATCGGAAATGACGCGTCCGAATTGGTGCGTGAAGAACCCGACTATTGTGTTCACGACGGGTTGGTCGACCCCAATCGTCCGAAATTCTGGCTCGCTGGCGCGGCAACGCTTGCTCCTTCAAATCACGGTCGCGGATTTCGTTGGGCATCGAGCGGCTCGTCCTACACGGGTTTCAACACGATCATTCCACCAAACCGGGAACTTTGTTTTGGTGGTCCCGATGCAAGTTCGCATGGCGTCGCACCGCCGAGCAGCCGACATCAAGGCGGTGTGCATGTGTTGATGGGAGATGGCTCGGTCAAATTTGTCACCGATTCGATCATCGGGGGCGACGTTCACCACGAGAACGTTTGGAGTGGCGGAGCCGGCGAAAGTGCTCCGGGATCCAAGAGTCCATACGGTTTGTGGGGAGCCCTTGGCACACGCGCTTCACGCGAAGTCATCTCCGACGACTTCTAG
- a CDS encoding Gfo/Idh/MocA family oxidoreductase, protein MSDEKQTKNQTNRRNFMTQSAGVAAAASVGLSATRATAAAGSNERMRIGFIGPGGRGYGAHVKTLCKLHAEGRKIDLVGVAEVYQTQRDKVADHIKKATGTDPGRYVDYRDMIEKENLDAVCIGTPDHWHHKQTVDSIAAGLNVYCEKPMTKTVEEAFSVEKAWRESGKVMQVGVQSTSLPVWNEVNTLLKDGKLGKVLGFQTEYFRNSDMGQWRYYKLEADMTPKTIDWERWLGTNEGLAPDMPFDREKYKQWRRFWPFGSGMFTDLFVHRTTSMLKATGLRIPGRVVGAGGLYMEYDGRDVPDVATVVADFNEGVQGLVTATMCNQESRIDQLIRGHFGTFRFGNGEEFDGFDFVAERPQVTHERDYKDERIATEKVGNTTYAHFANWLDACEAGEPMMCNNPPDLGAAAIAVVNLGAESYRQGKVFFVDPETREISTTDPGWAKKWEQLSEARANPKHIPGWNAGDFGSKLVEPEYMNLAGPWIDGKDPAKS, encoded by the coding sequence ATGAGCGATGAAAAACAAACCAAGAATCAAACCAATCGCCGCAACTTTATGACGCAATCAGCCGGGGTTGCCGCGGCGGCATCGGTGGGCCTTTCGGCGACACGAGCCACTGCAGCGGCGGGGTCCAACGAACGGATGCGAATTGGTTTCATTGGCCCCGGCGGTCGCGGCTACGGCGCGCACGTCAAGACATTGTGCAAGCTGCACGCCGAAGGCCGGAAGATTGATCTCGTCGGTGTTGCCGAAGTCTATCAAACACAGCGAGACAAGGTCGCCGACCATATCAAAAAGGCCACAGGAACCGATCCCGGTCGTTACGTCGACTATCGCGACATGATCGAGAAAGAAAACCTTGACGCCGTTTGTATCGGAACGCCTGACCATTGGCATCACAAACAAACGGTCGATTCGATCGCAGCGGGCTTGAATGTCTACTGCGAGAAACCAATGACCAAGACGGTCGAAGAAGCGTTTTCGGTCGAGAAGGCGTGGCGTGAAAGCGGCAAAGTCATGCAGGTCGGAGTGCAATCGACCAGTTTGCCGGTTTGGAATGAAGTCAACACGTTGCTCAAGGACGGCAAGCTTGGCAAGGTGCTCGGGTTCCAAACCGAGTACTTCCGCAATAGCGACATGGGACAGTGGCGGTACTACAAACTCGAAGCCGACATGACGCCCAAAACGATCGATTGGGAACGCTGGCTCGGAACGAACGAAGGCCTTGCACCGGATATGCCATTTGACCGTGAAAAGTACAAACAATGGCGTCGATTCTGGCCGTTCGGTAGCGGCATGTTCACCGATTTGTTTGTGCACCGCACCACGTCGATGTTGAAAGCCACCGGACTGCGAATCCCAGGACGCGTTGTTGGGGCGGGCGGTCTTTACATGGAATATGACGGCCGCGATGTTCCCGATGTGGCCACCGTGGTTGCCGATTTCAATGAAGGCGTCCAAGGCTTGGTCACCGCCACCATGTGTAACCAAGAATCACGAATCGACCAACTGATTCGCGGACACTTTGGAACGTTCCGTTTTGGAAACGGCGAAGAATTCGACGGGTTCGATTTCGTTGCCGAACGTCCTCAAGTCACGCATGAACGCGACTACAAAGACGAGCGGATCGCTACCGAGAAGGTTGGCAATACCACCTACGCTCACTTTGCGAATTGGCTTGATGCATGCGAAGCGGGCGAGCCAATGATGTGTAACAACCCACCGGACTTGGGTGCCGCCGCGATCGCCGTCGTGAACCTCGGTGCGGAAAGCTATCGTCAAGGCAAGGTGTTCTTTGTCGATCCGGAAACACGCGAGATCAGCACCACCGATCCAGGCTGGGCCAAGAAGTGGGAGCAACTCTCTGAAGCTCGTGCCAATCCAAAACATATCCCTGGATGGAACGCGGGTGATTTTGGTAGCAAATTGGTCGAGCCGGAATACATGAATCTCGCCGGTCCTTGGATCGACGGCAAAGACCCCGCGAAATCGTAG
- a CDS encoding SDR family NAD(P)-dependent oxidoreductase: MSPPPSPFDLTGRRALVTGGTQGVGAAIAKAIASAGADVLILGRDEDEIAIQTRNELRDLGVQAELLIADLSAAPNDHLAPLMKAIDNTMPGIDLLVNNAGTFIDTPFLEMTYERYRTTIDLNVTSGYFLTQAFAKRWIDQGIAGRVLFTGSINGVLAEPDHTAYDTSKGAVAAMVRSLCVSLAPHQIRVNAMAPGLVRTPLTDIVNQDTRVESWMKLHTPNGQIPSPDACGGAAVFLLSDAAEHVHGQTLLVDGGMSVWQQPDVPEKW, from the coding sequence ATGAGCCCCCCGCCATCCCCTTTTGATTTGACCGGACGCCGAGCCCTTGTTACCGGAGGTACCCAAGGCGTCGGAGCCGCGATCGCCAAAGCCATCGCCTCCGCAGGAGCGGACGTGTTGATTCTCGGCCGCGATGAAGACGAGATCGCGATTCAAACACGAAACGAACTGCGCGACTTGGGGGTGCAAGCCGAGTTATTGATCGCCGATTTGTCGGCGGCTCCGAACGATCACCTTGCTCCGCTGATGAAGGCAATCGACAACACGATGCCGGGCATCGATCTGTTGGTCAACAATGCCGGCACGTTTATCGATACGCCGTTTTTGGAGATGACGTACGAGCGGTATCGCACCACGATCGATTTGAACGTCACTTCGGGATACTTTTTAACGCAAGCCTTTGCCAAACGTTGGATCGACCAGGGCATCGCCGGGCGAGTGCTGTTTACCGGATCGATCAACGGCGTGTTGGCGGAACCCGATCACACCGCTTATGACACCAGCAAAGGAGCGGTCGCAGCGATGGTCCGCTCGCTGTGTGTTTCTTTGGCCCCTCATCAAATCCGCGTCAACGCGATGGCACCAGGGCTGGTCCGCACGCCACTAACCGACATTGTCAACCAAGACACACGGGTGGAAAGCTGGATGAAACTGCACACGCCCAACGGCCAAATCCCCAGTCCCGATGCCTGTGGTGGCGCTGCGGTGTTCCTGTTATCCGACGCGGCAGAGCATGTCCACGGACAAACGTTGTTGGTCGATGGTGGAATGAGCGTTTGGCAACAACCCGATGTACCGGAAAAGTGGTAG
- a CDS encoding glycoside hydrolase family 10: MGQFFFDVPETAQDFISRSLWKDAYICGIEGVPWQSRNEFDGSRLTITRGIESSGKLFLTCVVDGVGYCTLNTCSLRPLEEAHLLLLELARGSCYRARIQSDAWERAGLTLTSTFLELMAEGTQRFLDAAQRRGDPGVASEYAIEAISILEQANAELGDSYAIQSVSFRKQRENQLGTLLAAAVVPPSPTEPDHEDEFCAAFNSAAVRLSWADIETDSGRFDYDAAEQSIRWCASKGLRVIGGPLLDFRERLMPHWLYLLEDDFESLLQSVCNFAERTVLKLRGSVQLWNCASGLNTPGPLKLDDEQIMRLAVGILQTVRRNDPNTPAIMMFDQPFGEYLAKHRDAISPLHFADAIARSGLGMAGFGLDVRVNYASGATLPRSAIDFGQMIDRWGTLGLPLLVQLSIPGDRGPDEKAIYPLEPLPETSSELDASSDQLRIASPLIRTLLAKHIVHGIVWDGWSDAVPHVLSHSGLIDAENEPRPLLDYLTRVRRDFLA, encoded by the coding sequence ATGGGACAGTTTTTCTTTGATGTCCCTGAGACGGCTCAAGATTTTATCAGCCGGTCGCTCTGGAAAGATGCATATATCTGCGGGATCGAAGGCGTTCCCTGGCAATCGCGAAATGAGTTCGATGGTTCGCGATTGACGATCACTCGAGGAATCGAGTCCTCGGGAAAGCTATTTTTGACCTGCGTGGTCGATGGCGTCGGTTACTGCACGCTCAATACATGCAGTTTGCGACCGCTCGAGGAAGCCCACTTGCTGCTGTTGGAATTGGCGCGAGGCAGCTGTTATCGCGCCCGTATCCAATCGGATGCCTGGGAACGAGCTGGATTGACGTTGACCAGCACGTTTCTAGAGCTGATGGCCGAGGGGACGCAGCGTTTTCTCGATGCAGCGCAGCGTCGCGGTGATCCTGGTGTGGCGTCAGAGTATGCGATCGAAGCGATTTCAATCTTGGAACAAGCCAACGCGGAACTCGGTGATAGCTACGCGATCCAGTCGGTTTCGTTCCGCAAGCAACGCGAGAACCAATTGGGGACGTTGTTGGCCGCCGCGGTGGTGCCGCCGAGTCCGACCGAACCCGATCACGAAGACGAGTTTTGTGCCGCATTCAATTCGGCAGCGGTGCGGTTGAGTTGGGCTGATATCGAAACCGACTCGGGCCGCTTCGACTACGACGCCGCCGAGCAATCGATTCGTTGGTGTGCATCCAAAGGGCTGCGTGTGATCGGAGGCCCGCTGTTGGATTTCCGCGAGCGGTTGATGCCGCACTGGTTGTATTTGCTCGAAGATGATTTCGAGTCGCTGTTGCAATCGGTTTGTAATTTCGCCGAACGCACCGTGTTGAAACTCCGTGGATCGGTCCAGCTTTGGAATTGTGCTTCGGGACTGAATACCCCCGGCCCACTGAAGCTTGATGACGAGCAAATCATGCGATTAGCGGTGGGGATTCTGCAGACGGTTCGCCGCAATGATCCCAACACTCCGGCGATCATGATGTTTGATCAACCGTTTGGCGAATATTTGGCAAAACACCGCGACGCCATCTCACCGCTTCACTTTGCCGATGCAATCGCTCGCAGCGGACTCGGAATGGCCGGGTTTGGTTTGGATGTGCGAGTGAACTACGCCAGCGGCGCAACGCTGCCGCGCTCGGCCATCGACTTTGGCCAAATGATCGACCGCTGGGGGACGCTTGGATTACCGCTGTTGGTCCAATTGTCGATTCCCGGAGACCGCGGACCGGATGAAAAGGCGATCTACCCGCTCGAACCACTGCCGGAAACGTCATCCGAGCTTGATGCGAGTTCCGATCAATTGCGAATTGCAAGCCCGCTGATCCGCACGCTGCTTGCCAAACATATCGTGCACGGCATTGTTTGGGATGGTTGGTCCGATGCGGTACCGCATGTGTTGAGCCATTCAGGGCTGATCGATGCCGAGAACGAACCACGACCACTGCTGGATTATCTAACGCGAGTCCGCCGTGACTTTTTAGCGTGA